In Streptomyces thermolilacinus SPC6, a single genomic region encodes these proteins:
- a CDS encoding amino acid adenylation domain-containing protein, protein MSGEVAVTPIVDWFLGRHVRAPHHFNMAVLLELGEGFDAGVLAEAVGVLLAQHDMLRLRVVDGRLSVAESEDVGRVLETVDVSGLSGADRDAVVREHSERVQSGLDLAGGPLVRVVLFDGGVSGGSRLLLAAHHLVVDGVSWRVLLEDLDTACRRMPLGAKTTSFQHWAARLAEHTEQGGFDAELPYWTTLTDGVPSDVPVDADGANLMGTQKTVRCELPVGLTRRLLQDVPGVYRTQVNDVLLAALARVLCAWAGEERLLIDLEGHGREELFDGVDLSRTVGWFTTMFPVALRSYEDWDAQIKHTKECLRAIPDRGIGYGALRHLRGELRSLPEPRVGFNYLGQFDTSAGEDSLFTTSDLNPGGEYSPLDERPHLLDVVGRVVDGRLVFDWAFSTAVHDEATVAGLAERFAAELTELIGHCLTDGVGGVTPSDFPLVSLSQAEVDRLAGDGREVEDIYPLTPMQQGMLFHTLLEPGSSSYFEQTLLVLDGVTDIQALDRAWQQVVDATPVLRTTIAWQGIEQPVQIVRREAVLPVTVGDWSGLSQEEQRAALEEFTAADERAGIDLSVAPLSRVALFRLSETRVQVVWTFHHILLDGWSLPLVMADLFTAYRGGALPPRPAFRDYHAWLGEQDTEAAYAYWRDVLAGYDTPVPLPYDRVPDDVRAARATERQELDLPAGLSDAVLDFAKRHRLTVNTVVQGAWALLLSAYSGQTDVVFGATTSGRPTDLPDVESTIGIFINTLPVRVHLDPARPVADWLRGIQLQQTESRRHDYLSLARVQAEAGLPADTTLFDSLVVFENYPVDEDSARAHGLTVEDVTANEATNYPLTLSAFSGDRVRLVLGYEPKHFDEPTVRGLLDHLGDILRAMTEGADVPLGRMPGRQDPALAAFQDGGTTEVPGRTVPELFAEQAGRRPDAVAVTGEDGQLTYAELDAEADRLARVLAERGVGPESRVLLLMPRSPRVVVAMLAVLKAGAAYVPVHAAFPADRVAWLLQDTAAAAVVADTSMLDRLVEPGVPVITYDATGDAAPGDSGTALPRVPADSAAYVMFTSGSTGTPKGVTVSHRSIVALARDRRWQGAHERVLFHSPHAFDAATYEVWAPLLAGGTVAVAPAGDLTAEVIRTSAAQYGVTAMFLTTALFNLFAQADPGCFGGLREVWTGGEAAQPAAFVRVAEACPDTTVVHVYGPTETTTFATCTPITPDEARAAVTPIGRPMDNTRAYVLDALLRPVPAGVAGELYLAGDGVARGYENRPALTAERFVADPFSVGGRLYRTGDVVRWNPDGRIEFIGRADGQVKIRGFRIELGEIENALADCPGVARAAVAVVDSPSGAKQLVGHLLPEEPATLPDPDAVRAKLTGMLPAYMVPTVLLPIDELPLTPNGKVDRRALPAPDWSRMSEDRYEAPETVTEEALADIWAGILGLERVGVHDNFFDIGGDSVRSIQVIGAVEAAFGVRMPTRSLFAHQTLRAFAEAVEEAVLAEIEDLD, encoded by the coding sequence GTGTCGGGTGAGGTGGCGGTGACGCCGATCGTGGACTGGTTCCTGGGCCGGCATGTGCGGGCGCCGCATCACTTCAACATGGCGGTGCTGCTGGAGCTGGGTGAGGGTTTCGACGCGGGTGTGCTGGCGGAGGCGGTGGGTGTGCTGCTGGCGCAGCACGACATGCTGCGGCTGCGGGTGGTGGACGGGAGGCTGTCCGTCGCGGAGTCGGAGGATGTGGGCCGGGTTCTCGAGACCGTGGATGTGAGCGGTCTGTCGGGGGCGGACCGGGATGCCGTGGTGCGGGAGCACTCGGAGCGGGTGCAGTCGGGGCTGGACCTGGCGGGTGGTCCGCTGGTGCGGGTGGTGCTGTTCGACGGTGGTGTGTCGGGTGGTTCGCGGCTGTTGCTGGCGGCGCATCACCTGGTGGTGGACGGTGTGTCGTGGCGGGTTCTTCTGGAGGACCTGGACACGGCGTGCCGGCGGATGCCGCTGGGCGCGAAGACCACCTCCTTCCAGCACTGGGCGGCACGCCTCGCCGAGCACACCGAGCAGGGCGGCTTCGACGCGGAACTGCCCTACTGGACGACGCTCACCGACGGCGTCCCCTCCGACGTCCCCGTGGACGCCGACGGTGCCAACCTGATGGGCACCCAGAAGACGGTGCGGTGTGAGCTTCCCGTGGGGCTGACGCGTCGGCTGTTGCAGGATGTGCCGGGGGTCTACCGGACGCAGGTCAACGATGTGCTGCTGGCGGCTCTCGCACGGGTGCTGTGTGCGTGGGCGGGGGAGGAGCGGCTGCTGATCGACCTTGAGGGTCATGGCCGTGAGGAGCTGTTCGACGGGGTGGACCTGTCGCGCACGGTGGGCTGGTTCACGACGATGTTCCCGGTGGCGCTGCGGTCGTACGAGGACTGGGACGCGCAGATCAAGCACACGAAGGAGTGCTTGCGGGCCATCCCCGACCGAGGCATCGGCTACGGCGCCCTGCGCCACCTCCGCGGTGAACTCCGCTCGCTCCCCGAACCGCGCGTCGGCTTCAACTACCTCGGTCAGTTCGACACGTCGGCCGGTGAGGACAGCCTCTTCACCACCTCGGACCTCAACCCCGGTGGCGAGTACTCGCCGCTGGACGAGCGGCCGCATCTGCTGGACGTGGTCGGCCGGGTCGTGGACGGGCGGCTGGTCTTCGACTGGGCGTTCTCGACCGCGGTGCACGACGAGGCGACGGTGGCGGGGCTCGCCGAGCGGTTCGCGGCGGAGCTGACGGAGCTGATCGGGCACTGCCTGACGGACGGGGTCGGCGGGGTCACCCCGTCGGACTTCCCGCTCGTGTCGCTGTCGCAGGCGGAGGTGGACCGGCTGGCCGGGGACGGGCGCGAGGTGGAGGACATCTACCCGCTGACCCCGATGCAGCAGGGCATGCTCTTCCACACCCTCCTCGAACCCGGCTCCTCCTCCTACTTCGAACAGACGCTCCTGGTGCTGGACGGCGTCACGGACATCCAGGCGCTCGACCGCGCCTGGCAGCAGGTCGTGGACGCCACGCCCGTCCTGCGGACGACGATCGCCTGGCAGGGCATCGAGCAGCCCGTGCAGATCGTCCGGCGCGAAGCGGTCCTGCCCGTCACGGTCGGGGACTGGAGCGGTCTGTCGCAGGAGGAGCAGCGGGCGGCGCTGGAGGAGTTCACGGCGGCGGACGAGCGGGCGGGGATCGACCTGTCCGTGGCGCCGCTGTCGCGGGTGGCGCTGTTCCGGCTGTCGGAGACGCGGGTGCAGGTGGTGTGGACGTTCCACCACATCCTGCTGGACGGCTGGAGCCTGCCGCTGGTGATGGCGGACCTGTTCACCGCCTACCGCGGCGGTGCCCTTCCGCCGCGCCCGGCGTTCCGCGACTACCACGCCTGGCTCGGCGAGCAGGACACCGAGGCGGCGTACGCCTACTGGCGCGACGTCCTCGCCGGGTACGACACCCCCGTGCCCCTGCCGTACGACCGGGTGCCCGACGACGTCCGTGCCGCGCGTGCCACCGAGCGCCAGGAGCTTGACCTCCCGGCCGGGCTGTCCGACGCGGTGCTGGACTTCGCCAAGCGCCACCGCCTGACCGTCAACACGGTCGTCCAGGGCGCCTGGGCGCTGCTGCTGTCGGCGTACTCCGGCCAGACGGACGTCGTGTTCGGCGCGACGACCTCCGGCCGACCCACCGACCTGCCGGACGTCGAGTCCACCATCGGCATCTTCATCAACACCCTGCCGGTGCGCGTCCACCTCGACCCGGCCCGGCCGGTCGCCGACTGGCTGCGCGGCATCCAGCTCCAGCAGACCGAGTCCCGGCGCCACGACTACCTCTCGCTGGCCCGGGTCCAGGCGGAGGCCGGGCTGCCCGCGGACACCACCCTCTTCGACAGCCTCGTCGTCTTCGAGAACTACCCCGTGGACGAGGACAGCGCCCGCGCCCACGGCCTGACCGTGGAGGACGTCACCGCCAACGAGGCCACCAACTACCCGCTCACCCTCAGCGCGTTCTCCGGCGACCGGGTCCGGCTGGTCCTCGGATACGAGCCGAAGCACTTCGACGAGCCGACCGTGCGCGGCCTGCTGGACCACCTCGGCGACATCCTCCGGGCCATGACCGAGGGCGCCGACGTGCCGCTCGGCCGGATGCCCGGCCGCCAGGACCCGGCCCTGGCCGCCTTCCAGGACGGCGGGACGACCGAGGTGCCCGGCCGTACCGTGCCCGAGCTGTTCGCCGAGCAGGCCGGGCGGCGGCCCGACGCGGTCGCCGTCACCGGCGAGGACGGGCAGCTGACGTACGCCGAACTCGACGCCGAGGCGGACCGGCTGGCCCGGGTGCTGGCGGAGCGGGGCGTCGGCCCCGAGTCGCGGGTGCTGCTGCTGATGCCGCGCTCCCCGCGGGTGGTCGTGGCGATGCTGGCGGTGCTGAAGGCGGGCGCCGCGTACGTCCCCGTACACGCGGCGTTCCCGGCGGACCGGGTCGCCTGGCTGCTTCAGGACACCGCGGCCGCGGCGGTCGTCGCGGACACCTCGATGCTCGACCGGCTAGTCGAGCCCGGAGTGCCGGTGATCACGTACGACGCGACCGGCGACGCCGCCCCCGGCGACAGCGGTACCGCGCTGCCGCGGGTCCCGGCGGACTCCGCCGCGTACGTGATGTTCACCTCCGGCTCCACCGGCACCCCCAAGGGCGTCACCGTCAGCCACCGCAGCATCGTGGCGCTGGCCCGTGACCGGCGCTGGCAGGGCGCGCACGAGCGGGTGCTGTTCCACTCGCCGCACGCCTTCGACGCCGCCACCTACGAGGTGTGGGCGCCGCTCCTGGCCGGCGGCACCGTCGCCGTCGCCCCCGCCGGCGACCTGACCGCCGAGGTCATCCGCACCAGCGCGGCACAGTACGGCGTCACCGCGATGTTCCTGACGACCGCGCTGTTCAACCTGTTCGCGCAGGCCGACCCGGGCTGCTTCGGCGGACTGCGCGAGGTGTGGACCGGCGGCGAGGCCGCACAGCCCGCCGCCTTCGTCAGGGTCGCCGAGGCGTGCCCGGACACCACCGTCGTACACGTCTACGGCCCGACCGAGACGACCACGTTCGCCACCTGCACCCCGATCACCCCCGACGAGGCGCGGGCGGCCGTGACGCCCATCGGCCGGCCGATGGACAACACCCGCGCCTACGTCCTGGACGCGCTGCTGCGGCCGGTCCCGGCCGGGGTGGCCGGCGAGCTGTACCTCGCGGGCGACGGAGTGGCCCGCGGCTACGAGAACCGGCCCGCGCTGACCGCCGAACGGTTCGTCGCCGACCCCTTCTCCGTCGGCGGGCGCCTCTACCGCACCGGCGACGTGGTGCGCTGGAACCCCGACGGCCGGATCGAGTTCATCGGCCGCGCCGACGGACAGGTCAAGATCCGCGGCTTCCGCATCGAGCTCGGCGAGATCGAGAACGCCCTCGCCGACTGCCCGGGCGTCGCCCGCGCCGCCGTCGCCGTCGTGGACTCGCCGTCCGGGGCCAAGCAGCTGGTCGGCCACCTCCTGCCGGAGGAGCCCGCCACCCTGCCCGACCCGGACGCCGTACGGGCCAAGCTCACCGGGATGCTCCCCGCCTACATGGTCCCGACGGTGCTGCTGCCCATCGACGAGCTGCCGCTGACGCCCAACGGCAAGGTGGACCGCCGGGCACTGCCGGCGCCCGACTGGTCCCGGATGTCCGAGGACCGCTACGAGGCGCCGGAGACCGTCACCGAAGAGGCGCTCGCCGACATCTGGGCCGGAATCCTGGGACTGGAGCGGGTCGGGGTCCACGACAACTTCTTCGACATCGGCGGCGACTCCGTCCGCAGCATCCAGGTCATCGGCGCCGTCGAGGCCGCCTTCGGGGTGCGCATGCCCACGCGGTCGCTGTTCGCCCACCAGACGCTGCGGGCCTTCGCCGAGGCCGTCGAGGAAGCCGTCCTCGCGGAGATCGAGGACCTCGACTGA
- a CDS encoding serine hydrolase domain-containing protein, which produces MDTDVLSGIVHRLIREHRIPGAQLALYEDGALREVCAGVERIGSGAPVSPRSRFAYGSVSKVFTAALVMQLVEEGEAELDAPVMETLADLAGHTAVPAGHPMHQVTLRQLLSHTAGLVSDHEGAPLRSPSLRRYFESVVRHGHFGVPGSAFSYSNTGYAVAAYAIEVITGQSWWDSLESYVVRPAGLDLAFVEDPRIGRAPGATVSGHAVDAQTGRTEPVDFYCEGTLAAAGGIAGSATDLVRFGRAFLGEGHEALDADIADPEALAAMGRAVPAADPFGLAAGWGAGWGLYPGGDALWLGHDGTLDGGSCNVRVDPASGTVLAFTTNSTTGLAAWLDLVGELDRLGLSVGHYEQPAPADRPYDEAAALAGEFVNGELAIRVSHEGPGGGTLRLDADNGVSGVLTVGADLVFSVRAADQGDVLFSGRFLSSAQGRPADLMQYNGRTLRRAEVPSRQAA; this is translated from the coding sequence GTGGACACCGATGTCCTCTCCGGCATAGTTCACAGACTGATCCGGGAGCACCGGATTCCCGGAGCCCAGCTGGCCTTGTACGAAGACGGCGCGCTGCGGGAGGTCTGCGCCGGCGTCGAGCGGATCGGCTCCGGCGCACCGGTGTCCCCCCGCTCCCGTTTCGCCTACGGCTCCGTGAGCAAGGTCTTCACGGCGGCGCTCGTCATGCAGCTCGTCGAGGAGGGCGAGGCCGAGCTCGACGCGCCGGTGATGGAGACCCTCGCGGACCTCGCGGGACACACGGCGGTGCCCGCGGGCCACCCGATGCACCAGGTGACCCTCCGCCAGCTGCTCAGCCACACCGCGGGTCTCGTCTCCGACCACGAGGGCGCGCCGCTGCGTTCGCCGTCCCTGCGCCGCTACTTCGAGTCGGTCGTGCGCCACGGGCACTTCGGGGTGCCCGGCAGCGCGTTCTCGTACTCCAACACCGGCTACGCCGTGGCCGCGTACGCCATAGAGGTGATCACCGGGCAGAGCTGGTGGGACTCGCTGGAGTCCTACGTGGTGCGCCCGGCCGGACTCGACCTCGCGTTCGTCGAGGACCCCCGCATCGGCCGCGCCCCGGGCGCCACCGTGAGCGGCCACGCCGTGGACGCGCAGACCGGCCGCACCGAACCCGTGGACTTCTACTGCGAGGGGACCCTCGCCGCCGCCGGAGGCATCGCGGGCAGCGCCACCGACCTCGTCCGCTTCGGCCGGGCGTTCCTGGGAGAGGGCCACGAGGCCCTGGACGCCGACATCGCCGACCCCGAGGCGCTCGCCGCGATGGGACGGGCCGTACCGGCCGCGGACCCGTTCGGACTGGCCGCCGGATGGGGCGCGGGCTGGGGCCTCTACCCGGGCGGGGACGCCCTGTGGCTCGGCCACGACGGCACCCTCGACGGCGGCTCCTGCAACGTCCGCGTCGACCCGGCGAGCGGCACCGTGCTCGCCTTCACCACCAACTCCACCACCGGCCTGGCGGCCTGGCTCGACCTCGTCGGCGAGCTGGACCGTCTCGGCCTGAGCGTCGGCCACTACGAGCAGCCCGCTCCCGCCGACCGTCCGTACGACGAGGCCGCCGCGCTCGCAGGGGAGTTCGTCAACGGGGAACTCGCCATCCGGGTGTCCCACGAGGGGCCCGGCGGGGGCACGCTGCGCCTGGACGCGGACAACGGCGTCTCGGGGGTGCTCACCGTCGGAGCCGACCTCGTCTTCAGCGTGCGTGCCGCGGACCAGGGCGACGTGCTGTTCAGCGGCCGGTTCCTGAGCTCCGCGCAGGGCCGCCCGGCCGACCTCATGCAGTACAACGGCCGGACCCTCCGCAGGGCCGAAGTCCCCTCCCGCCAGGCTGCCTGA
- a CDS encoding thioesterase II family protein — MPRAGDTVGAPAVSGGTGSGPAGSSLRRLRPGRPASVRLPHAGGWPGCFRPWSPLLPPYAEQLAAHCPGRESRGGEPCATRADELVDAVVEALEQLRDPPLVLFGHGMGASVAHEVALRLHETGAPPAHPVVPERQSPTLRHVTSLHLADDETFLAHIRPSRRHPGRGARRRRPEGPRGRPAAQRLPGQRAVRADLDGRPSKRPSR, encoded by the coding sequence ATGCCACGCGCCGGAGACACGGTCGGCGCACCGGCGGTGTCCGGCGGGACGGGGTCAGGGCCCGCCGGATCGTCGCTGCGCCGCCTGCGCCCGGGCCGGCCCGCCTCGGTCCGCCTGCCGCACGCGGGCGGCTGGCCGGGCTGCTTCCGGCCGTGGTCCCCGCTGCTGCCCCCGTACGCGGAGCAGCTGGCGGCGCACTGCCCGGGCCGGGAGAGCCGCGGCGGGGAGCCGTGCGCCACGCGGGCGGACGAGCTGGTGGACGCGGTCGTGGAGGCACTGGAACAGCTGCGGGACCCGCCGCTGGTGCTGTTCGGCCACGGCATGGGCGCCTCGGTCGCGCACGAGGTGGCGCTGCGGCTCCACGAGACGGGGGCGCCGCCGGCGCATCCGGTGGTGCCGGAGCGCCAGTCCCCCACCCTCCGGCACGTCACGTCCCTCCATCTCGCCGACGACGAGACCTTCCTCGCGCACATCCGCCCGTCCCGGCGGCATCCCGGACGAGGTGCCCGACGACGCCGGCCTGAGGGACCTCGTGGTCGGCCCGCCGCGCAGCGACTACCGGGGCAACGAGCTGTACGAGCCGACCTCGACGGCCGCCCGTCGAAGCGCCCCTCACGGTGA
- a CDS encoding GNAT family N-acetyltransferase — MRIRTISEAEVESVAGFAVDEPVSSITGDRFRQEFTERHFRPEWTWIAEDGEARIVARALWWGKSDSEHPVALDCLHVVASVEDRAALAAELLAAGHTAFERDGATKRPQYNISLANGWRERPDVAAAVAWRSEAARSAGLTESVERLRYEWTPEAGVPAPATRLVFQPDADEAFLDAFKRIAVGSLDVATLRELPVLGAGRQAREDLEFYLSCPGEREWWRLAYTPGGELAGMAIPSATPYNRNVGYLGVVPAMRGRGYTDEVLGEVTRLHAAHGAELITATTDTTNTPMAAAFERAGYRNTEIRLVFEAAAI; from the coding sequence ATGCGTATCCGGACGATCTCCGAGGCCGAGGTCGAGAGCGTCGCGGGCTTCGCCGTGGACGAGCCGGTCAGCTCGATCACCGGCGACCGGTTCCGCCAGGAGTTCACCGAGCGGCACTTCCGCCCGGAGTGGACCTGGATCGCCGAGGACGGCGAGGCGCGGATCGTGGCGCGGGCCCTGTGGTGGGGCAAGTCCGACAGCGAACACCCGGTCGCCCTGGACTGCCTGCACGTCGTCGCGTCCGTCGAGGACCGGGCCGCCCTCGCCGCGGAGCTCCTGGCCGCCGGGCACACCGCGTTCGAGCGGGACGGCGCGACGAAACGGCCGCAGTACAACATCTCGCTGGCGAACGGCTGGCGCGAGCGCCCGGACGTGGCCGCCGCGGTGGCCTGGCGGAGCGAGGCGGCCCGGAGTGCCGGGCTGACCGAGAGCGTCGAGCGGCTGCGGTACGAGTGGACGCCCGAGGCCGGGGTCCCGGCCCCGGCCACCCGGCTCGTGTTCCAACCCGACGCCGACGAGGCGTTCCTCGACGCCTTCAAGCGGATCGCCGTCGGCAGCCTGGACGTGGCGACCCTCCGCGAGCTGCCGGTCCTGGGCGCGGGGCGGCAGGCCCGTGAGGACCTGGAGTTCTATCTCAGCTGCCCCGGCGAGCGGGAGTGGTGGCGTCTGGCGTACACGCCCGGGGGCGAGCTGGCGGGGATGGCCATCCCGTCGGCGACGCCGTACAACCGCAACGTCGGCTACCTGGGCGTGGTGCCCGCGATGCGCGGGCGCGGCTACACCGACGAGGTGCTCGGGGAGGTCACCCGGCTGCACGCCGCGCACGGCGCGGAGCTGATCACCGCGACGACGGACACGACGAACACGCCGATGGCCGCGGCGTTCGAGCGGGCCGGCTACCGCAACACGGAGATACGGCTCGTCTTTGAGGCAGCAGCGATCTGA
- a CDS encoding acetyl-CoA C-acetyltransferase encodes MSASVILAGARTPTGRLLGALKDFSGVQLGAIAIKSALEKAGVAPEQVEYTIMGQVLTAGAGQIPARQAAVAAGIPMSVPALTVNKVCLSGIDAIALADQLIRAGEFDLVVAGGQESMSQAPHVLPRSRAGFKAGDVPLVDHMLHDGLFCPFDQLSMGAATEKYNSRYAGVTREKQDAFAAASHQRAAAAAAAGRFAEEMAPVTVPRRKGDPLVHDTDEGVRPDTTPEILAKLRPAYSPDGTITAGTASQISDGAAAVVVASKAKAEELGLPWIAEIGAHGVVAGPDASLHEQPSNAIRAALAKAKLEPSDLDLVEINEAFSAVGIVSTEQLGVSPDIVNVDGGAIALGHPIGASGARLVVHLAYELRRRGGGLGAAALCGGGGQGDALLLRVPSA; translated from the coding sequence TTGTCCGCATCCGTCATCCTGGCCGGCGCCCGCACCCCCACCGGTCGTCTGCTGGGAGCCCTGAAGGACTTCTCCGGCGTCCAGCTCGGGGCCATCGCGATCAAGTCGGCCCTGGAGAAGGCGGGGGTGGCGCCCGAGCAGGTGGAGTACACGATCATGGGGCAGGTGCTCACCGCGGGCGCCGGCCAGATCCCGGCCCGCCAGGCCGCGGTGGCCGCCGGCATCCCGATGAGCGTCCCGGCGCTGACCGTCAACAAGGTGTGCCTCTCCGGGATCGACGCCATCGCGCTGGCCGACCAGCTGATCAGGGCCGGGGAGTTCGACCTGGTCGTGGCGGGCGGTCAGGAGTCCATGTCGCAGGCTCCGCACGTGCTGCCCCGGTCGCGCGCGGGCTTCAAGGCCGGTGACGTGCCGCTGGTCGACCACATGCTCCACGATGGCCTGTTCTGCCCCTTCGACCAGCTGAGCATGGGCGCCGCGACCGAGAAGTACAACAGCCGCTACGCCGGGGTGACCCGGGAGAAGCAGGACGCCTTCGCCGCGGCCTCGCACCAGCGGGCGGCCGCCGCGGCCGCCGCCGGACGGTTCGCCGAGGAGATGGCGCCCGTCACGGTCCCGCGGCGCAAGGGCGACCCGCTGGTGCACGACACCGACGAGGGCGTACGCCCCGACACCACGCCGGAGATCCTGGCGAAGCTGCGCCCCGCGTACAGCCCCGACGGCACCATCACGGCGGGGACGGCGTCCCAGATCTCCGACGGCGCCGCCGCCGTGGTGGTGGCGAGCAAGGCCAAGGCCGAGGAGCTGGGCCTGCCCTGGATCGCCGAGATCGGCGCCCACGGCGTGGTGGCCGGGCCGGACGCGAGCCTCCACGAGCAGCCGTCCAACGCGATCAGGGCGGCGCTGGCCAAGGCGAAGCTGGAGCCGTCCGACCTGGACCTGGTGGAGATCAACGAGGCGTTCTCCGCCGTCGGCATCGTCTCCACCGAGCAGCTGGGCGTCAGCCCGGACATCGTGAACGTCGACGGCGGGGCGATCGCGCTCGGCCACCCGATCGGCGCGTCCGGCGCCCGGCTCGTCGTCCACCTCGCCTACGAGCTGCGCCGCCGCGGCGGCGGTCTCGGCGCGGCGGCGCTGTGCGGCGGCGGCGGACAGGGCGACGCCCTGCTGCTCCGCGTCCCGTCCGCCTGA
- a CDS encoding MFS transporter, which produces MPEKAAGRTRVRREAGPAGVLALCSGASFMAFLDLSIVSIAFPDLLDDFPGTPLTTVTWVLSGYTILLAAVLTPAGRIADSVGRRTVFLWSLALFTAASLGCAVAPSVAWLIAARFVQGAAAGGMIPAALGLILASTPRERIARAVGTWSAVAGFSAVVGPAAGGLLLDAFGWRSVFYVNLPLCGAMLAAAVVLLPARWSRGTGGGLPDAVGGVALALGIGGVVGALTEGDAWGWADARTIGLGLAGLALVAVAVLRSRTHAAPALEVPLWRDPVFRTANLGLGMLTMTMFVWMLAAPLFAADIWHWSVPRTAGALSIGAVSSMAGSLAAGRLTRPAAQVKVAVLGALSFAGSNAIWASDLFGPTPDFLGGWLPAAVLGGGGLGLALTCLSSLAAGAVPPPMFAGGLGMTLTVRQVGGAVGVAGFASIMASGPAPGGIPSFHHVFVAAMAVNVVCAAVVCAMLTMLRPKPARTAAAVVARTPRDGGTPTG; this is translated from the coding sequence ATGCCCGAGAAAGCGGCTGGACGCACCCGCGTGCGACGTGAGGCAGGCCCGGCCGGTGTGCTCGCGCTGTGCAGCGGCGCGAGCTTCATGGCCTTCCTCGACCTGTCGATCGTCAGCATCGCCTTCCCGGACCTTCTGGACGACTTCCCGGGTACGCCGCTCACCACCGTGACATGGGTCCTCAGCGGCTACACGATCCTGCTGGCGGCCGTGCTCACGCCCGCCGGGAGGATCGCCGACAGCGTCGGCAGGCGCACCGTCTTCCTCTGGTCCCTGGCCCTCTTCACCGCCGCCTCGCTCGGCTGCGCCGTGGCGCCGTCCGTGGCGTGGCTCATCGCCGCGCGGTTCGTGCAGGGCGCGGCGGCCGGCGGCATGATCCCCGCCGCGCTCGGTCTGATCCTCGCCTCGACACCGCGCGAGCGCATCGCCCGGGCCGTCGGCACATGGTCCGCTGTGGCGGGCTTCTCCGCCGTCGTCGGACCGGCCGCGGGCGGGCTGCTGCTGGACGCCTTCGGCTGGCGCTCGGTGTTCTACGTCAACCTCCCGCTGTGCGGCGCGATGCTGGCCGCCGCCGTGGTGCTGCTGCCCGCGAGGTGGTCGCGCGGCACCGGGGGCGGGCTGCCGGACGCGGTGGGCGGCGTCGCGCTCGCGCTGGGCATCGGCGGGGTGGTGGGCGCGCTCACCGAGGGGGACGCCTGGGGCTGGGCGGATGCCCGCACCATCGGGCTCGGGCTGGCCGGGCTCGCGCTCGTCGCCGTGGCCGTGCTGCGCTCCCGTACGCACGCGGCGCCCGCCCTGGAGGTGCCGCTGTGGCGCGACCCGGTGTTCCGGACCGCCAACCTCGGCCTCGGCATGCTCACCATGACGATGTTCGTGTGGATGCTGGCCGCGCCGCTGTTCGCCGCCGACATCTGGCACTGGTCGGTCCCGCGGACGGCCGGTGCGCTGAGCATCGGCGCCGTCTCCTCGATGGCCGGCTCGCTGGCCGCCGGACGGCTCACCCGGCCCGCGGCCCAGGTGAAGGTGGCGGTCCTGGGCGCGCTGTCCTTCGCCGGGAGCAATGCCATCTGGGCGTCCGACCTCTTCGGCCCCACACCCGACTTCCTGGGCGGCTGGCTGCCGGCCGCGGTCCTCGGCGGCGGCGGGCTCGGCCTCGCCCTCACCTGCCTGTCCTCGCTGGCGGCCGGGGCGGTGCCGCCGCCCATGTTCGCGGGCGGCCTCGGCATGACGCTGACGGTGCGCCAGGTCGGCGGTGCGGTCGGCGTCGCCGGATTCGCCTCGATCATGGCGTCGGGACCCGCCCCCGGCGGCATCCCGTCCTTCCACCACGTGTTCGTCGCGGCCATGGCCGTCAACGTCGTCTGCGCGGCCGTGGTGTGCGCGATGCTCACCATGCTGCGGCCGAAGCCCGCGAGGACGGCCGCCGCGGTGGTGGCGCGGACGCCGCGGGACGGGGGCACGCCCACCGGGTGA